In Dehalococcoidia bacterium, the following are encoded in one genomic region:
- a CDS encoding ABC transporter permease: MNDLLSLVPEPLRNLLRHRLRTSLTVMGITIGIFALVVLGALAEKVNQLVQGGEEYLSNRIAITDKGGGHPFFGGFGLVPLSFAESVRQVPGVACVETSINLLLDPEGGASVGMPQIISGVVVDEVQQCDRVAPSSVELSFARGDWWRQGERGVTVLGADVAERLKARVGQEVILRDHPFRVVGILNRTLTGPDNIAYVPLDDARELLRESRLFFSEIDLSDKVDTIFAAVQPGVDGDQLAREIEARNPDIRAFGPSELKEPLQTSNMVFQFIILGVAMIALIVGGLSVINTMVMSVAERVREIGIKKAVGASDGDILREYLAEAIAIGALGGLLGLLAGSLAVTVLNDFAREAAGGPIFLVTGRLAIGSVAFATFLGAVAGLLPAFRAARLRPVEALRAE, translated from the coding sequence GTGAACGACCTCCTGTCGCTGGTGCCGGAGCCGCTGCGCAACCTCCTGCGTCACCGGCTGCGAACCAGCCTCACGGTGATGGGCATAACCATCGGCATCTTCGCCCTCGTGGTGCTGGGCGCCCTGGCCGAGAAGGTCAACCAGCTGGTGCAGGGCGGCGAGGAGTACCTGTCCAATCGCATCGCTATAACCGACAAGGGCGGCGGGCACCCGTTCTTCGGGGGGTTCGGCCTGGTGCCCCTGTCCTTCGCCGAAAGCGTGCGGCAGGTGCCCGGCGTAGCCTGCGTGGAGACCAGCATCAACCTGCTGCTGGACCCCGAGGGCGGCGCCTCGGTAGGGATGCCGCAGATCATTTCCGGGGTGGTGGTGGACGAAGTGCAGCAGTGCGACCGCGTTGCCCCGTCGTCCGTGGAACTGAGCTTCGCCCGTGGCGACTGGTGGCGCCAGGGCGAGCGCGGGGTCACAGTGCTTGGGGCCGACGTGGCCGAGCGCCTGAAGGCGCGAGTGGGGCAGGAAGTCATCCTGCGCGACCATCCCTTCCGCGTGGTAGGCATCCTGAACCGCACCCTTACCGGCCCCGACAACATCGCCTACGTGCCTCTGGACGACGCCCGCGAACTGCTGCGCGAGTCGCGCCTCTTCTTTTCGGAGATAGACCTGTCGGACAAAGTGGACACCATCTTTGCCGCGGTGCAGCCGGGTGTGGACGGCGACCAGCTGGCGCGCGAGATAGAGGCACGGAACCCCGACATCCGCGCCTTCGGCCCCAGCGAGCTGAAGGAGCCGTTGCAGACCAGCAACATGGTCTTTCAGTTCATCATCCTGGGGGTGGCCATGATCGCCCTCATCGTCGGCGGCCTCTCGGTCATAAACACCATGGTCATGTCGGTGGCCGAGCGAGTGCGCGAGATAGGCATCAAGAAAGCGGTGGGGGCCAGCGACGGCGACATCTTGCGCGAATACCTGGCCGAGGCTATAGCCATCGGCGCCCTGGGAGGCCTGCTGGGGCTGCTCGCCGGCTCCCTGGCGGTGACCGTCCTGAACGATTTCGCTCGCGAGGCAGCCGGGGGCCCCATCTTCCTGGTCACAGGGCGCCTGGCAATCGGCTCGGTGGCCTTCGCCACCTTCCTCGGGGCAGTGGCCGGGCTGCTACCGGCCTTCAGGGCGGCGCGGCTGCGACCGGTGGAGGCCCTGCGGGCCGAGTGA
- the trpE gene encoding anthranilate synthase component I: MEALAREGRGNLCPVLREVPADLETPVSAFLKVARGAYSFLLESVEGGERLARYSFIGTEPYRVLRQGPYAHPWDGSDPLREVESELSRFRLALPSEGPAVALPSFTGGAVGYLAWECVRHFEPRVPIRPEDPLGVPEALFLFVDTLLVFDHLRHVVKVVSHCRLDGEVEASYRQACWRIEELVERLSRPLPAQPYSVQRAAAPATVTSNVDRERFLGMVERARQYIIAGDVIQVVLSQRLSRPTAAHPFSIYRALRAVNPSPYMYYLHLGDFQIIGASPEMLVRVEGSEVVTHPIAGTRRRGRTTDEDAALEEELRADEKERAEHLMLVDLARNDIGRVALPGTVRVPQFMEVERYSHVMHLVSHVTGRLRPELSCYDALRACFPAGTVSGAPKIRAMEIIAELEPDRRGPYAGAVGYFDYSGNMDTAITIRTVVLKDGVASVQAGAGIVYDSVPEREYEETMNKAAALLTAIERAEAAEAEMVTGSPGY; this comes from the coding sequence GTGGAGGCCCTCGCCCGGGAGGGCAGGGGCAACCTGTGCCCCGTCCTGCGGGAGGTGCCCGCCGACCTGGAGACGCCCGTCTCGGCCTTCCTCAAGGTGGCACGGGGCGCCTACTCCTTCCTGCTGGAATCGGTGGAGGGCGGGGAGCGGTTGGCCCGCTACAGCTTCATCGGCACCGAGCCTTATCGGGTGCTGCGCCAGGGACCTTACGCCCATCCCTGGGACGGCTCGGACCCGCTGCGCGAGGTGGAGTCGGAGCTTTCGCGCTTCCGCCTGGCCCTGCCCTCGGAGGGGCCTGCCGTGGCACTGCCCAGCTTCACTGGGGGCGCCGTGGGCTACCTGGCCTGGGAGTGCGTGCGCCACTTCGAGCCGCGGGTGCCCATCCGCCCCGAGGACCCGTTGGGCGTGCCCGAGGCCCTGTTCCTCTTCGTGGATACCCTGCTGGTGTTCGACCACCTGCGCCATGTGGTGAAGGTGGTCTCCCACTGTCGACTGGACGGCGAGGTGGAAGCCAGCTACCGGCAGGCCTGCTGGCGCATCGAGGAGCTGGTGGAGCGTCTGTCGCGGCCTCTGCCGGCCCAGCCCTACAGCGTGCAGCGTGCCGCCGCCCCTGCCACCGTCACATCCAACGTCGACCGGGAACGTTTTCTGGGCATGGTGGAACGGGCGCGGCAGTACATCATCGCCGGCGATGTGATCCAGGTGGTGCTGTCCCAGCGGCTGTCCCGACCCACCGCTGCCCACCCCTTCTCGATATACAGGGCGCTGCGGGCGGTGAACCCGTCGCCCTACATGTATTACCTGCACCTGGGCGATTTCCAGATCATCGGCGCCTCGCCCGAGATGCTGGTGCGGGTGGAGGGCAGCGAGGTGGTAACTCACCCCATCGCTGGCACTCGACGCCGCGGCCGCACCACCGACGAGGACGCTGCCCTGGAGGAGGAGCTGCGGGCCGACGAGAAAGAGAGGGCCGAACACCTGATGCTGGTGGACCTGGCCCGCAACGATATCGGCCGCGTGGCACTGCCCGGCACGGTGCGAGTGCCCCAGTTCATGGAGGTGGAGCGCTACTCCCACGTCATGCATCTGGTGTCCCACGTCACAGGCCGGCTGCGGCCCGAACTCTCCTGCTACGACGCCCTTCGGGCCTGCTTCCCGGCCGGCACTGTCTCCGGCGCCCCCAAGATCCGCGCCATGGAGATCATCGCCGAACTGGAACCAGACCGTCGCGGTCCTTACGCTGGAGCCGTGGGCTACTTCGACTATTCCGGCAACATGGACACGGCCATCACCATCCGTACCGTGGTGCTGAAGGACGGAGTGGCATCGGTCCAGGCCGGGGCGGGCATCGTTTACGACTCGGTGCCGGAGCGAGAATACGAGGAGACGATGAACAAGGCAGCCGCTCTGCTGACAGCCATCGAGCGAGCCGAGGCGGCTGAGGCCGAGATGGTGACCGGCAGCCCCGGTTACTGA